Within the Beduinella massiliensis genome, the region GCCGGAAACAAGGCTCTGCGGGCCGCCGATGGTGACATAGGAGGGGTCGGTGCGCGGCGTGTCGGCCCAAAGCCCTTCGGGGATGGAGCCGACGGATTCCACAACTACGGGGATGCGCCCGCGCATGGCATATGCGTCCACGTTCACGGTGACGGTGGAGGGCTCGACCTCAAGCACGCGCCCGTAGGAGGTGGAGGTGGTCACGCTGAGCTCCTGCTGGCCGGCGGCGCGTATCTTCGTCAGGTCGATGCGGGGATTGTAGCTGGAGCCGGTGGCGCGGGCGTAGTTCGCCTGGGGCACCTCCACCTTCATGCGCACGCTGGGTAGGAGGGCGGAGACGTCGTCGAGCACGATGTACCCGCGCGTGCGCAGGGTGTCCGCGCCGGTTACGGTCACCTCGACGTTTTGAAAGACCTTTTCGCGCAGCAGCGTGCCGTCGGAGGCGATCAAAACGCTCCACAGGCACAGCGCGATGAGCACGGCGAAGACCTTGAGAAACCAGTTGCTGGAGAGAATTTTGCGCACGCCGCGCGCGAAGCGGGAAAAGCGGCTATCCTTTTCCTTCTTGGGAAGCAGGTCACTCTTCTTGATCGGACCGTTCATCATGGCGCTGCCTCCTCTTAAAGAAATTCATGAGCGACGGAGCCTGCGGCTCGGAGGGGCCCGCGTCGTAAAGCTCGTGCAGAATCAGTTCGATGGAGCGGGCGTCCAGGTGGCGCGTCAGCTTGCCTCCGCGCGCCATGGAGACGATGCCCGTCTCCTCCGAGACGATGAAGACCGTCGCGTCGGTCGTCTCGGAAATGCCCAGGCCCGCGCGGTGGCGGGTGCCCAGGTCGCGGCTGATGCCCGTGCCCTCTGAAAGATTGAGCAGGCAGGCGGCGGCCACCACGCGGTCGCCGCGGACGATGACCGCGCCGTCGTGCAGCGGGGTGTTGGGCTCGAAGATGTTTTCGATCAGCGGCTGGGAGATGAGGCCGTCCACCTGGGTGCCGGTGTTGATGATCTCGGTCAGGCGGGTGCGGCGCTCGATGACGATCAGCGCGCCCACGCGCCGCTTGGCCATGTTGAGCAGCGCCCGCGTCATTTCGGTCACGATGAGGGCGACCTCGATTTCCCGATCGTCCGTCTTCACCCGGTCGAAGAGCGAGGAATTGCCGATGCCCTCAAGCATGCGGCGGATTTCCGGCTGGAAGACGACGATCAGCACCACGGGCCCGGCGCTGATGACCCACTTGAGCAGCGTGCTCAGCGTGCGCATGCCGAACAGCTCCGACAGCCACGAGGCCAGCAGCAGCACCACGATGCCCTTGGCAACCTGGCTCACGCGCGTCTGGCGCGTGTACTTGAGAAGTTGATAGATGAGAAAGGCGACGATCAGGATATCCAGGATGTCCGCGATGCGCGGGCGGTGGAGGATGTTCCACACCATGTTCGACAGTTCGTCCCATAATTCAGTCAAGCGCACATTCCCCCGCTTTCTTTAGCGTATATCCATGCGGCGCTTCGCCGCGAAAAGCGTATGCTCTCCTTTATTATACTACAGGCCCGCGCATCCTTGTAGGGTAAAGCCCAAACTTTTTTGCCGGAGGCTTCCTGCCCTAACTGACGAATGAGGAGGGGCTTCGGTTGCATCCAATTCCTGATTTGTAAGTCATTGCCTTTGCGCGGGCAGCGCGCGCCGGGGCGGCGAAAAACAAAAAAGCGGCGGCGGGACAGGGAAATCCTGCCTCGCCGCCGCCCCAAAGAGGGTCACTCCTTGACGGTTTCACGGTCCTTGAACAGCAGCGTGATCGACCACAGGCCCGCCGCGCCGACGAGGCCGTAGATGATCCGGCTGATCATCGCGCCCTGCCCGCCGAACAGGTAAGCCACCAGGTCAAACTGGAAGAGGCCGATGAGCCCCCAGTTGATCGCGCCGATGATGACCAGCAGCAACGAAAGACGATCCATCATAGTCCACTCCTTTTTGGTTGTGCGTTCTTTCTACGCAGGTAGCATGGCCCAAAGGAGGGGGAACTATCCATCATCTCAAAATTTATTTGGAAATAAATGCGCGGCCTTACGCTTCCATCAGGGGATTGCGCACGTGGCGCTTTTTGCTTTCAGGCGCGATGAGCTCGATCTCCATGCGAGAAAAGGAAATCGGCTCCATAAAGTGATCCTGCGAAAAATGCGTGCGCCCGAAGGCGGCGAAGTCCTTTTCGTTCTTTTGCAGCCAAAGCGGGCGCGGCACGTCAAAGCGGCGGCAGAGCGCGAGCAGCGCCTCGTCGATGTCCTGCGGGTCGCAGGGTACCGTCTCGCTCTTTAAGATGCGCGTCCCCTTGACGATGCGCCCCCAAAGGCGCGTTTCCTCTTCCGGGGTGTTGATCTGCATAGGGTCTGTCTCCTTTTCGTTCCGGCGCGGGCCGGGCTTCCTTCGGTTATTATGACAGATTTGCGCGCCAGGCGCAAGGCGCGCGGCGGGAAAACGCATTTTTTCTTGCTCTTGGGAGGGATGCGGGGTATAATAAATAAGCCTCTATATCGATTGGACTTCGGAAGGATTTGTGCGTTCATGCGTTTTTCGTTTTGCCCCCTCTTCTCCGGGTCGAGCGGCAACTGCCTGCTCGCCTGCGCGGGCGACACCCGCGTGCTCATCGACGCGGGCATGACGGGCCGCGCCATTTTGGGCGAGCTGTGCAAGCTGGGCGTGTCGCCCGATACGCTCTGCGGCATCCTCGTCACCCACGAGCACAGCGACCATATCCGCAGCGTCGGCATGCTGAGCCGCAGGTTCGATCTGCCCGTCTACGCGAGCGAGGGAACCTGGTGCGCGATGGAGGAAAAGGTGCAGGGGGTTGCGCCCAAAAATCAGCGCGTCTTCGCCGCCGGGCAGGACTTCTTCGTGGGCAGCCTGGGGGTACAGCCCTTTTCGATTCCGCATGACGCGGCGGACCCGGTAGGCTTTTGCCTGCTGCACGGCGGCAGCAAGATCGCAGTGGCGACCGACCTGGGGCATCTGAGCCCTTCCTGGATGCAGGCGGTGACGGGCGCGCAGGTGCTCCTGCTCGAATCGAACCACGACGTGGACATGCTTCTGCGCGGCCCCTACCCGGCCCGGCTCAAGCAGCGCATCCGCGGGCGCAAGGGGCACCTTTCCAACGCGGACTGCGCAAAAGCGCTCACGGAGCTCGTGCCTACAGGCCTGCGCAGCGTCATTCTCGGCCATTTGAGCGGGGAAAACAACCTGCCGGAGCTGGCCTATCAGACGGCGCAGCAGGCGATTTCGGCGCTGGGAGCTGTCGTCGGGGAGGATGTGACGCTGGAGGTCGCCCGCCGGGATCAGATGAGCAGCCTCTTTACCGTGGCCTGACAAATTTTGTGCAGGGATTTCGGAGTGTAGAGCGTCTTATTTTTGCAGGAATTTGCAGGGTGCTTCTCGAACTCTCTGCGGATAACGGAGCTATGACGTCGCGCGCGGCTTTGCCGCGCGCCGATATTTCTTAATATATTTAGATGACGGGACGCCGAATTTTCAGGAAAGGCAGGTTGGGCGCCGATGGAGACAGAAAGACCGCGCCGCAAGCGCGTTTCCCAGGCTGAGCTGGATCGCCTGGCCGAGCAAAACCCGGCCCAGGAATTTTACGACTTCGACCCGCCGGCGCAGCGCATCGAGCGGCGCAGGCCGGAGCCGGTGTATACCCCGCCGCCCCGAACCGTGCAGCCCGAGTGGAAGCGGCGCGCGATCGAAAACGCGGCCGCGCAGCCCAAGCCCGCCGAAAAAACCAAACCCAGGCCGAAGCCCGCGCCCAAAACGGCGGCTTACGGCGCGCCCCGCTCCGCGTCGAGCGCCGCACGAAAGCCGGCGGCAAAGCCCGCTGCCAAGGCGGCAAAGCCAGCCCCCCGGGGGACCGGACCTGCGCCGCGGACGGCGGCGAAGCCCGCGCCCCGGAG harbors:
- a CDS encoding DUF378 domain-containing protein: MMDRLSLLLVIIGAINWGLIGLFQFDLVAYLFGGQGAMISRIIYGLVGAAGLWSITLLFKDRETVKE
- the cdaA gene encoding diadenylate cyclase CdaA encodes the protein MTELWDELSNMVWNILHRPRIADILDILIVAFLIYQLLKYTRQTRVSQVAKGIVVLLLASWLSELFGMRTLSTLLKWVISAGPVVLIVVFQPEIRRMLEGIGNSSLFDRVKTDDREIEVALIVTEMTRALLNMAKRRVGALIVIERRTRLTEIINTGTQVDGLISQPLIENIFEPNTPLHDGAVIVRGDRVVAAACLLNLSEGTGISRDLGTRHRAGLGISETTDATVFIVSEETGIVSMARGGKLTRHLDARSIELILHELYDAGPSEPQAPSLMNFFKRRQRHDERSDQEE
- a CDS encoding MBL fold metallo-hydrolase, with product MRFSFCPLFSGSSGNCLLACAGDTRVLIDAGMTGRAILGELCKLGVSPDTLCGILVTHEHSDHIRSVGMLSRRFDLPVYASEGTWCAMEEKVQGVAPKNQRVFAAGQDFFVGSLGVQPFSIPHDAADPVGFCLLHGGSKIAVATDLGHLSPSWMQAVTGAQVLLLESNHDVDMLLRGPYPARLKQRIRGRKGHLSNADCAKALTELVPTGLRSVILGHLSGENNLPELAYQTAQQAISALGAVVGEDVTLEVARRDQMSSLFTVA